A stretch of Reinekea marina DNA encodes these proteins:
- the tilS gene encoding tRNA lysidine(34) synthetase TilS has translation MTTTPSIYQNLTQSLRDQLIGHDIRPVFVGFSGGLDSTLLLKCACDVVGASNVVSIHVHHGLSANADQWQSFCEQQVAELGCKLIVEKGQVESTGQGVEAAARTYRYSVFSQHVTPKHWLLLAHHLDDQVETFFLRMMRGTGLHGLKSMSAIQPRDHYQLCRPWLKFSRLQLEQAANACGLRWIEDESNVDSQYDRNYLRNEVLPLFESRWPSYRERVNGIIQQVDSELQSNAHHGDNLEARLSHDGGLKWVQLDSWSEADKLSLLHRWLTELGVQVPSKVRLQHVLSDVVEAKPDADPKVRMGNGYVRRHGPALYWVPEQSAIDAPPPLQIGNKSYWPGVGYIEVKYSEKGQAGLKANLPNLHWRTRQGGEQIRPLGRSKRRDLKRLLQEYRVKPWQRDRLPLLYSGDTLVAVADLFISADHTAEEENLALEVIWQNS, from the coding sequence GTGACAACTACCCCTTCTATTTATCAGAATTTAACCCAATCTCTGCGTGACCAATTAATTGGCCATGACATACGTCCGGTGTTTGTCGGTTTTAGTGGTGGTCTCGATTCCACGCTTTTGCTGAAATGTGCCTGCGATGTTGTTGGTGCATCAAATGTTGTGTCGATTCATGTTCATCACGGTTTGTCCGCCAACGCCGATCAATGGCAATCTTTTTGCGAGCAGCAAGTCGCAGAACTTGGGTGTAAATTGATTGTCGAAAAAGGGCAAGTGGAGTCGACGGGACAAGGAGTGGAAGCCGCCGCAAGAACGTACCGATATAGCGTGTTTTCACAGCATGTTACACCCAAACATTGGCTGCTGTTAGCGCACCACCTTGATGATCAGGTTGAAACCTTTTTCTTACGAATGATGCGTGGTACAGGCTTACATGGCTTAAAGTCGATGTCAGCAATACAGCCACGTGATCATTATCAGCTGTGCCGTCCGTGGTTAAAGTTCAGTCGCTTGCAGCTTGAACAAGCCGCTAATGCTTGTGGCTTACGATGGATAGAAGACGAATCTAATGTCGACAGTCAATACGATAGAAACTATCTACGTAATGAAGTGCTGCCCTTGTTTGAAAGCCGATGGCCAAGTTACCGTGAGCGAGTAAACGGTATTATTCAGCAAGTAGATTCAGAACTTCAATCTAATGCGCACCATGGCGATAATTTAGAAGCACGCTTGAGTCACGACGGTGGTTTGAAGTGGGTACAGTTAGACTCATGGTCAGAAGCCGACAAGCTTTCTCTGCTGCATCGCTGGTTAACCGAATTAGGCGTGCAGGTGCCGTCTAAAGTAAGGTTGCAGCATGTATTGAGTGATGTTGTAGAGGCAAAACCAGATGCAGACCCAAAGGTGCGTATGGGCAACGGCTATGTTCGCCGCCATGGTCCTGCATTGTATTGGGTGCCTGAGCAAAGCGCCATCGACGCTCCGCCACCCCTTCAAATAGGAAATAAATCCTACTGGCCTGGCGTTGGATATATCGAGGTTAAATATTCAGAAAAAGGGCAGGCAGGGTTAAAGGCAAACTTGCCGAACCTGCATTGGCGAACTCGGCAAGGTGGGGAGCAAATTAGGCCGTTGGGTCGCTCAAAACGCAGAGACCTGAAGCGCTTGCTGCAGGAGTACCGGGTTAAGCCTTGGCAACGTGATCGCTTGCCTTTGTTGTATAGCGGAGACACCTTAGTCGCAGTTGCTGATTTATTCATATCGGCAGACCATACGGCCGAAGAAGAAAATTTAGCATTAGAGGTCATTTGGCAGAATTCTTGA
- a CDS encoding CTP synthase — MTRYIFVTGGVVSSLGKGIASASLAAILEARGLKVTLLKLDPYINVDPGTMSPFQHGEVFVTEDGAETDLDLGHYERFVNTTMTHRNNFTTGRIYQDVLKKERRGDYLGGTVQVIPHITDEIKRRVIDGAGDADVALVEVGGTVGDIESLPFLEAIRQMKVELGSRRALSVHLTLVPYLKTAGEVKTKPTQHSVKELRTIGLQPDILLCRSEMPIGKNELRKIALFTNVEERAVIPLEDADTIYRIPGKLSQAGLDAIVVERFGLECDEADLTDWDDVTDRKLNPEKEVTIAMVGKYMELLDAYKSLIEAIDHAGIRSRTKVKIQYIDSEDIEKNGTDVLKGVSGILVPGGFGHRGVEGKILTAQFARENKVPYLGICLGMQVAVIEYARNVCGLDGAHSTEFDRQSRHPVIGLITEWIESDGMKVERTESTDLGGTMRLGGQECQLAEDSLSLECYGESKIVERHRHRYEVNNHYITDLEKAGLRIAGRSVDGALVEIVENPDHPWFVACQFHPEFTSTPRRGHGLFSGFISAVNDHAKK; from the coding sequence ATGACTCGTTATATCTTCGTCACCGGCGGCGTTGTTTCTTCACTCGGTAAAGGCATTGCTTCGGCATCTCTGGCTGCAATTTTAGAAGCGAGAGGTCTAAAGGTAACGCTGCTAAAGCTCGATCCCTACATCAATGTTGACCCTGGTACGATGAGCCCTTTCCAACATGGTGAGGTGTTTGTAACAGAAGACGGTGCTGAAACCGATCTCGATTTAGGGCACTACGAGCGTTTTGTTAATACCACCATGACCCATCGAAACAACTTCACCACGGGTCGAATTTATCAAGATGTTCTTAAAAAAGAGCGCCGTGGTGATTACTTGGGCGGCACTGTACAGGTTATTCCTCACATTACCGATGAAATTAAACGTCGAGTTATTGATGGTGCAGGCGATGCAGATGTTGCGCTGGTAGAGGTAGGTGGCACCGTGGGCGATATTGAATCATTGCCTTTCTTAGAAGCCATTCGTCAAATGAAAGTTGAATTAGGCAGCCGACGAGCGCTATCGGTTCACTTAACGTTAGTCCCTTATTTAAAAACGGCGGGTGAAGTAAAAACCAAGCCAACGCAGCACTCTGTTAAAGAACTTCGCACCATTGGTTTACAGCCAGACATTCTGCTTTGCCGGTCAGAAATGCCAATTGGCAAAAATGAACTTCGTAAAATCGCCTTGTTCACCAACGTTGAAGAGCGTGCCGTGATTCCACTAGAAGATGCCGATACCATTTATCGAATACCTGGCAAACTTTCACAAGCAGGCTTAGACGCTATTGTCGTTGAGCGGTTTGGCCTAGAATGTGATGAGGCGGACTTAACCGACTGGGATGATGTAACTGATCGTAAGCTAAACCCAGAAAAAGAAGTCACCATTGCCATGGTTGGCAAATACATGGAGCTTTTGGATGCTTATAAGTCTCTCATTGAAGCCATAGACCATGCCGGTATTCGTTCTCGTACTAAAGTGAAGATTCAATACATAGATTCAGAAGATATTGAGAAAAATGGTACAGATGTATTAAAAGGCGTGTCGGGTATTCTGGTTCCTGGTGGCTTTGGACACCGTGGTGTAGAAGGAAAAATATTAACCGCGCAATTCGCACGTGAAAACAAAGTACCGTATTTAGGTATTTGTTTAGGCATGCAGGTCGCTGTTATTGAGTATGCAAGAAATGTTTGTGGTTTAGACGGCGCACATTCAACAGAATTCGACCGTCAATCTCGACACCCAGTCATCGGTTTGATTACAGAATGGATTGAATCCGATGGCATGAAAGTTGAGCGTACAGAAAGTACCGATTTAGGTGGCACTATGCGATTAGGCGGGCAAGAATGCCAATTAGCCGAAGACTCACTTTCACTTGAGTGTTATGGCGAGTCTAAAATAGTAGAACGCCACCGACACCGTTATGAAGTAAACAATCACTATATTACTGACTTAGAAAAAGCCGGATTGCGTATTGCCGGTCGCTCAGTTGATGGTGCTTTAGTTGAAATCGTCGAAAATCCAGATCACCCATGGTTTGTTGCTTGTCAGTTCCACCCTGAATTTACGTCGACACCGCGTCGAGGTCATGGTCTATTTAGTGGTTTTATTTCAGCGGTGAATGATCACGCTAAAAAGTAA
- the eno gene encoding phosphopyruvate hydratase, whose protein sequence is MAKIVDIKAREIIDSRGNPTVEADVTLEGGIKGRAAAPSGASTGSREALELRDGDKSRFLGKGVLKAVAAISGPIRDALVGKDAVQQAEVDQLMIDLDGTENKSNFGANAILAVSLANAKAAAMSKGVELYAHIADLNGTPGVYSMPLPMMNIINGGEHADNNVDIQEFMIQPIGAKSLTEALRVGAEVFHSLAKVLKGKGLSTAVGDEGGFAPNLESNAAALAAIKEAVESAGYELGKDVTLAMDCAASEFYDKEAGNYNMKGEGKVFSSEEFNFYLQDLANQYPIVSIEDGLDESDWDGFKHQTELLGDKLQLVGDDLFVTNTKILKKGIEMGVANSILIKFNQIGSLTETLAAIKMAKDAGYTAVISHRSGETEDATIADLAVGTAAGQIKTGSMSRSDRVAKYNQLIRIEEELGDKAPYNGLKEVKGQA, encoded by the coding sequence ATGGCAAAGATTGTAGACATTAAAGCACGCGAAATTATTGATAGTCGCGGTAACCCGACTGTTGAAGCAGACGTAACATTAGAAGGCGGAATCAAAGGCCGCGCTGCTGCGCCATCTGGTGCTTCTACTGGTTCACGTGAAGCATTAGAATTGCGTGATGGTGACAAAAGCCGCTTTCTTGGCAAAGGTGTTTTAAAAGCCGTTGCTGCTATTAGTGGTCCTATTCGCGATGCTTTAGTTGGTAAAGACGCTGTTCAACAAGCCGAAGTAGATCAGTTGATGATCGACTTAGACGGAACAGAGAATAAGTCTAACTTTGGTGCCAACGCTATCTTAGCCGTATCACTTGCAAACGCTAAAGCGGCTGCAATGTCTAAAGGTGTTGAGCTTTACGCACACATTGCCGATTTAAATGGCACTCCTGGTGTTTACTCTATGCCATTGCCGATGATGAACATCATCAACGGTGGTGAGCACGCAGACAACAATGTTGATATTCAAGAGTTTATGATTCAACCGATTGGCGCAAAAAGCTTAACTGAAGCGCTTCGTGTGGGTGCTGAAGTATTCCACAGCCTTGCCAAAGTATTAAAAGGCAAGGGTTTGAGCACCGCTGTTGGTGACGAAGGCGGTTTTGCACCCAACCTTGAAAGCAACGCGGCCGCGTTAGCCGCTATTAAAGAAGCTGTTGAATCGGCCGGTTACGAGCTAGGCAAAGACGTAACGTTAGCGATGGATTGCGCCGCTTCTGAGTTCTACGATAAAGAAGCTGGCAACTACAACATGAAGGGCGAAGGTAAAGTTTTCTCTTCAGAAGAGTTCAACTTTTATTTGCAAGATTTAGCCAACCAGTACCCAATTGTATCCATCGAAGACGGTCTAGATGAATCAGATTGGGATGGCTTTAAACACCAAACTGAACTTTTAGGCGATAAGCTTCAATTGGTAGGTGACGACCTTTTTGTAACTAACACCAAAATCCTGAAAAAAGGGATTGAGATGGGCGTTGCAAACTCAATTTTGATCAAATTTAACCAAATTGGATCACTTACTGAAACGCTAGCAGCGATTAAAATGGCCAAAGATGCAGGTTATACCGCTGTTATTTCTCACCGTTCTGGTGAAACAGAAGATGCCACCATTGCCGACTTGGCTGTGGGTACAGCGGCAGGCCAAATTAAAACAGGTTCGATGAGCCGTTCTGATCGTGTCGCTAAGTACAATCAATTGATTCGTATTGAAGAAGAGTTGGGTGATAAAGCGCCATACAATGGCTTAAAAGAAGTAAAGGGCCAAGCGTAA
- a CDS encoding septum formation initiator family protein: MRLIQVALFVLLIVLQYRFWFAENGYTDLKRIEKSIAQAEFDRAVIQKKNAHLEAKVADLKSGSGAIEELARQNLGLIKPGETFIMINEPRTFK; encoded by the coding sequence ATGCGCCTGATTCAAGTCGCCCTTTTTGTCTTACTCATTGTCTTGCAATACCGATTCTGGTTTGCTGAAAATGGGTACACCGATTTAAAACGTATCGAAAAAAGCATCGCGCAAGCCGAATTTGATCGCGCTGTTATCCAGAAAAAGAATGCCCATTTAGAAGCCAAAGTAGCCGACTTAAAAAGTGGTTCTGGTGCGATTGAGGAATTAGCTCGTCAAAATCTTGGACTTATTAAGCCAGGTGAAACTTTTATTATGATTAACGAGCCGAGAACCTTTAAATGA
- the ispD gene encoding 2-C-methyl-D-erythritol 4-phosphate cytidylyltransferase codes for MTVHVVFPAAGVGSRFGADIPKQYVSIAGKTVMEWTLLAWQDAPVDGLKIVVKAKEDETCTQILSKFDHAYQTVLGGHERFHSVMNALIYLRKHGKADDWVMVHDIARPCVRRDDIQKLLQSCKTENQGGVLAKPITDTVKRLQRSIVTTEDRSQLWAALTPQCFRLGELSSALEQAIAQNAHITDEASAIELAELPVQLIEGHGDNIKLTRSEDAALVQFYLSNQERIKHV; via the coding sequence ATGACAGTTCATGTCGTCTTCCCTGCGGCCGGTGTAGGGTCTCGATTCGGTGCAGATATTCCGAAGCAATACGTCAGCATTGCAGGGAAAACCGTGATGGAGTGGACTCTTCTTGCTTGGCAGGATGCACCCGTTGATGGGTTAAAAATAGTCGTCAAAGCGAAAGAAGATGAAACCTGCACCCAAATATTAAGTAAATTCGACCATGCTTATCAAACCGTATTGGGCGGGCATGAACGCTTTCATTCAGTGATGAATGCTCTGATATATTTACGAAAGCACGGCAAAGCGGATGATTGGGTCATGGTACATGATATTGCTCGGCCGTGTGTGCGCCGCGATGATATTCAAAAGCTGCTACAAAGCTGCAAAACTGAAAACCAAGGCGGAGTATTAGCTAAACCAATAACCGACACGGTGAAGAGGTTACAACGCAGCATCGTCACAACAGAAGATAGAAGCCAATTGTGGGCCGCGTTGACGCCTCAATGCTTTCGTCTAGGCGAGCTTTCAAGTGCGCTAGAGCAGGCGATTGCGCAAAATGCGCACATTACCGATGAAGCCAGTGCCATAGAACTAGCGGAATTGCCGGTGCAATTAATTGAAGGTCACGGGGATAATATTAAATTGACCCGATCAGAAGATGCCGCCCTCGTGCAATTTTACCTTTCAAATCAAGAGCGAATTAAACATGTTTAA
- the ispF gene encoding 2-C-methyl-D-erythritol 2,4-cyclodiphosphate synthase — translation MFKIGHGYDVHRFDEHSNAAPIKLGGIDVPSEKQLLAHSDGDVVLHALCDALLGAIAAGDIGEHFPDTDAQYAGADSRVLLRHVVDLVQEQGYRVGNVDITIAAQAPRLKDYKQAMANTIAADLRVEASCVNVKATTTEKLGFVGRKEGIAVDAVCLLMKAEP, via the coding sequence ATGTTTAAAATTGGTCATGGTTACGATGTCCACCGATTTGATGAACACTCCAATGCTGCACCTATTAAGCTGGGTGGCATAGACGTTCCTAGCGAAAAACAATTATTAGCACATTCCGACGGAGATGTGGTGTTGCATGCTTTGTGTGACGCCTTGTTAGGTGCTATTGCCGCCGGTGATATAGGTGAACACTTCCCAGACACCGATGCTCAGTATGCGGGTGCCGATTCACGTGTCTTATTAAGGCATGTCGTCGATTTGGTTCAAGAACAGGGCTATCGAGTGGGGAATGTAGACATAACAATAGCGGCCCAAGCGCCTCGCCTAAAAGATTACAAACAGGCAATGGCCAATACCATTGCGGCTGATTTGCGCGTTGAAGCCAGTTGCGTAAATGTCAAAGCAACTACGACTGAAAAGTTAGGCTTTGTTGGACGAAAAGAAGGCATCGCCGTGGATGCCGTGTGCTTACTTATGAAGGCTGAGCCATGA
- the truD gene encoding tRNA pseudouridine(13) synthase TruD, whose amino-acid sequence MKFSLDWPHAYSFERVKGVLKQYPEDFKVIEKLPESPSGEGEHLWLTIEKTNQNTAWVAKQIAKWANVQPRHVSYAGLKDRQAITIQTFSVHLPGLQSPDTSLLEIDGVKIINATRHSKKLRTGQLIGNNFTIRVRNVEQSKDIIEKNWSQVCEHGIPNYFGPQRFGRQGRNVEDGSQWLLGEKKLPKHLQSICLSAVRSYLFNNLLAQRIAEGSWSTLIPGDFAQFNAGKAGFYCEIIEPAEIERCKNGEISPSASLPGESRDEFAALDAREQNTLEPFQELTTALINKRVARHFRKLRVFPESPALHFENGDPVFSFFLPAGCYATAVMTELFDWQLGLLSSDWNE is encoded by the coding sequence ATGAAATTTTCTTTAGATTGGCCACACGCCTATTCATTTGAACGCGTTAAAGGGGTATTAAAACAATACCCTGAAGACTTTAAAGTAATTGAAAAACTTCCTGAAAGCCCCAGTGGTGAAGGTGAGCACCTTTGGCTTACAATCGAAAAAACAAATCAAAACACCGCGTGGGTCGCCAAGCAAATTGCAAAGTGGGCGAATGTTCAACCCAGGCACGTTAGTTATGCTGGGTTAAAAGACCGTCAAGCCATTACTATTCAAACTTTTTCTGTTCACCTGCCTGGTTTGCAATCCCCAGATACCAGCCTGCTTGAAATAGATGGCGTCAAGATCATCAACGCCACGCGGCATAGTAAAAAGCTTCGTACAGGGCAACTTATTGGGAACAATTTCACCATAAGGGTTCGAAATGTTGAACAATCTAAGGACATTATCGAGAAAAACTGGTCTCAGGTTTGTGAGCATGGCATCCCTAACTATTTTGGTCCGCAACGATTTGGTCGGCAAGGTAGAAATGTAGAAGATGGTTCGCAATGGTTGCTCGGAGAAAAAAAGCTGCCTAAACATTTGCAATCTATTTGCTTGTCGGCCGTTCGCTCTTATTTATTTAATAACCTTTTGGCTCAGCGCATTGCCGAAGGGAGTTGGAGTACGCTTATTCCAGGTGACTTTGCGCAATTTAACGCAGGCAAGGCAGGCTTTTACTGTGAAATAATAGAACCTGCTGAAATAGAGCGCTGTAAAAACGGTGAGATTTCGCCCAGTGCTAGCTTGCCTGGTGAAAGCCGAGATGAATTTGCTGCTTTAGACGCACGAGAGCAGAATACACTTGAACCTTTTCAGGAGCTAACCACCGCGTTGATAAACAAACGGGTGGCACGGCACTTTCGAAAATTAAGAGTGTTCCCTGAGTCACCCGCCTTGCACTTTGAAAACGGCGATCCGGTTTTTTCTTTTTTCTTACCTGCAGGATGCTACGCAACTGCGGTAATGACTGAGCTATTTGATTGGCAGCTTGGTCTGTTGAGTTCGGATTGGAACGAGTGA
- a CDS encoding protein-L-isoaspartate(D-aspartate) O-methyltransferase, with protein sequence MKEQLNGIGMTSARTRARLIERLFEQGIRDPRVLDCFNKVPRHLFVDEALGHKAYEDISVPIGYAQTLSQPYIVARMTELVLQAPHHETVLEIGTGSGFQTCVLANVVSEVFSVERIEPLQQKARARIRALKLYNTQLKMADGFLGWPTQAPFDVIIGTAAPSEPPKELVDQLIPDGGRLIMPIGEEEQYLTVIDKHGDELDIQKIEPVVFVPMLQGVKRES encoded by the coding sequence ATGAAAGAGCAATTGAATGGCATAGGTATGACATCGGCGCGGACTAGAGCGCGGTTGATAGAACGGCTTTTTGAGCAGGGTATAAGAGACCCAAGAGTATTAGATTGCTTTAATAAAGTGCCTCGACACCTGTTTGTTGATGAGGCGTTAGGGCACAAAGCGTACGAAGACATATCTGTCCCTATTGGTTATGCACAAACCTTATCGCAACCTTACATTGTTGCCCGAATGACAGAATTAGTTTTACAAGCACCACATCATGAGACAGTTTTAGAAATTGGAACTGGTTCTGGTTTTCAAACCTGCGTGCTGGCCAATGTGGTGAGTGAGGTTTTCAGTGTTGAAAGAATTGAACCATTACAGCAAAAGGCTCGAGCTCGGATTAGAGCGTTAAAGCTTTACAATACACAATTAAAAATGGCCGATGGGTTCTTAGGTTGGCCTACCCAGGCTCCCTTCGATGTCATCATCGGAACAGCCGCACCCTCTGAGCCACCTAAAGAATTGGTTGATCAGCTCATACCTGATGGTGGCCGCCTCATTATGCCGATAGGCGAAGAGGAACAATACTTAACGGTTATCGATAAACACGGAGATGAACTTGATATTCAAAAAATTGAGCCGGTGGTATTTGTACCCATGTTGCAAGGAGTAAAAAGGGAGTCATGA
- a CDS encoding DUF368 domain-containing protein, translating to MKNIISWVLKGAAMGVADGVPGVSGGTIALITGIYERFIAAIASFKPSLWAFIKRKDFKGLWQAIDGTFLLSLGIGILVSLFSTLSAMHWLLEHYAPAVWAFFMGVIVVSLWFMCSGKHWTIRDVILLLMGAGIAVGLIFATPASLEPTPLLLMLGGAIAISAMVLPGISGSFMLLLLGLYSVVVDAVHDKEFSIIAWVAVGCLVGILSFAQLLQWLLRRWHDSVMSFMLGFVVGALVKVWPWQIETERLWLLPSQFTEQTTQPSFLMLSVITFVFGSGLVWLLTKWSKN from the coding sequence ATGAAAAACATCATCAGTTGGGTGCTTAAAGGCGCAGCCATGGGCGTTGCGGACGGTGTACCTGGCGTATCGGGCGGTACCATTGCATTAATTACAGGGATATATGAACGGTTTATTGCAGCCATTGCGTCTTTTAAACCATCTCTATGGGCATTCATTAAACGAAAAGATTTTAAGGGTCTTTGGCAAGCCATCGATGGCACCTTCTTATTGTCTCTAGGCATAGGAATCTTGGTAAGCCTGTTTAGTACACTCTCGGCGATGCATTGGTTGTTAGAGCACTATGCGCCCGCGGTATGGGCATTTTTCATGGGTGTTATTGTGGTGTCTTTATGGTTTATGTGTTCCGGAAAACACTGGACCATTAGGGATGTCATCTTGCTGTTAATGGGTGCCGGTATTGCAGTGGGATTAATATTTGCAACGCCAGCGAGCCTTGAGCCAACGCCGTTGCTTTTGATGCTCGGAGGCGCTATTGCTATTTCAGCAATGGTGTTACCCGGTATTTCTGGATCGTTTATGTTGTTATTGCTTGGGTTGTATAGTGTGGTCGTAGATGCTGTGCACGATAAAGAGTTTAGTATCATTGCTTGGGTTGCTGTAGGTTGCTTGGTAGGAATTTTAAGCTTTGCGCAGCTACTGCAATGGTTGTTACGCCGCTGGCACGACTCTGTGATGAGCTTTATGTTGGGCTTTGTCGTGGGAGCACTAGTCAAAGTTTGGCCTTGGCAAATAGAAACCGAACGCCTTTGGTTGCTGCCGAGCCAGTTTACAGAGCAAACCACACAGCCGAGCTTTTTAATGCTATCTGTTATTACATTTGTTTTCGGAAGTGGATTAGTCTGGTTGTTGACAAAATGGTCAAAAAACTAA